Proteins from a genomic interval of Yarrowia lipolytica chromosome 1E, complete sequence:
- a CDS encoding uncharacterized protein (Compare to YALI0E21626g, similar to uniprot|P47122 Saccharomyces cerevisiae YJR072c, similar to Saccharomyces cerevisiae NPA3 (YJR072C); ancestral locus Anc_1.523) gives MSDSTDTPAPPVHVESDTPTIFCVGMAGSGKTTFMQRLNSHLHSTAKDGKKPYVINLDPAVLKVPFHTNIDIRDSVKYKKVMENYNLGPNGAIMTSLNLFSTKIDQVLGLIEKRDSDGSISNILVDTPGQIECFIWSASGTIITDSLATTFPTVLAYIVDTPRATSPATFMSNMLYACSILYKTKLPMIIVFNKCDVAEAATLKEWMRDFEKFQEVLRNDPELSGEGENSSGYMGSLMNSLSLMLEEFYNHLDVVSVSSYTGEGFDDFMEAVGHKVKEYKEDYAEERKRVVAQREEDKKKQKAKDLTRLMNDMGIEEPKGDNPRDEVGKPDRIDTLSDMDTDEDDDDEDTGMVDRDDDEPGAEAAGPGLDAADEAVHERYKAALAVAQQEAKDQKTLDRLEGYMKGQKK, from the coding sequence ATGTCCGATTCGACCGATACTCCCGCGCCTCCCGTCCATGTCGAGTCCGACACTCCCACTATCTTCTGCGTGGGAATGGCCGGCAGCGGCAAGACAACTTTTATGCAGCGGCTCAACTCGCACCTTCATTCTACggccaaggacggcaagAAGCCGTATGTGATAAACCTGGACCCCGCTGTGCTCAAGGTGCCGTTTCACACCAACATAGACATCCGAGACTCGGTAAAGTACAAAAAAGTCATGGAAAACTACAATCTGGGCCCTAACGGAGCCATCATGACCTCTCTCAACTTGTTTTCCACCAAGATCGACCAAGTGCTGGGTCTCATTGAGAAGCGAGACTCTGACGgatccatctccaacattCTTGTCGACACCCCAGGTCAGATTGAGTGTTTCATTTGGTCCGCATCAGGAACCATCATCACCGATTCGCTAGCCACAACCTTCCCCACAGTGCTGGCATACATTGTTGATACTCCCCGAGCCACCTCACCCGCAACCTTCATGTCCAACATGCTATACGCATGCTCGATTTTGTACAAGACCAAGCTGCCCATGATCATTGTTTTCAATAAGTGCGACGTGGCAGAAGCTGCGACCCTCAAGGAATGGATGCGGGACTTTGAAAAGTTTCAGGAGGTGCTGCGAAATGACCCTGAGTTGTCGGGCGAAGGAGAGAACTCCAGTGGCTACATGGGCTCGCTCATGAACTCGCTGTCACTcatgctggaggagttctACAACCATCTGGATGTGGTGTCTGTCAGTTCTTACACAGGAGAAGGCTTTGACGACTTCATGGAGGCCGTGGGACACAAGGTCAAGGAATACAAGGAGGACTATGCTGAAGAGCGAAAGCGAGTAGTCGCACAGcgagaggaggacaagaagaagcagaaggcAAAGGACCTCACTCGGCTCATGAACGATATGGGTATCGAGGAGCCCAAGGGAGATAACCCCAGAGACGAGGTTGGAAAGCCCGACAGAATCGATACTCTATCAGATATGGACACTGACgaggatgatgacgacgaggataCAGGTATGGTCGATCGAGACGATGACGAACCTGGTGCCGAGGCTGCCGGTCCGGGTCTGGATGCAGCAGACGAGGCTGTTCATGAACGGTACAAGGCAGCCCTGGCTGTGGCTCAGcaggaggccaaggatCAGAAGACTCTTGATAGGCTGGAGGGATACATGAAGGGCCAGAAGAAATGA
- a CDS encoding uncharacterized protein (Compare to YALI0E21670g, similar to uniprot|Q9P787 Schizosaccharomyces pombe, similar to Saccharomyces cerevisiae YKL207W; ancestral locus Anc_1.524), whose translation MIFFFLPHVLFSSSMFDYTAQLNMSTPNTIIHHHHTQRKMDLTIDPSLRVWVLFPIFFVMILVGVLRHYATILLNPTPKNGDAMTIRQQQFLMYGSNLRLNGVNLSHTAFQKRQSYFVEQFKAGKYLADPENDGNNNPSQMLNDPGQFEKVMDSMKGQAMMVIPQTLMMGWVNSFFAGFILMKLPFPLTIRFKAMLQSGVNTQDLDVRWVSSLSWYFLNLMGLNSIYALILGGQNQAGGVQAMGAGQAGAMQPGIVYANVYKGEAENLALANPKSILVGVEDRVIKQFS comes from the coding sequence ATgatctttttttttcttccccACGTACTATTTTCGTCCAGCATGTTTGACTACACTGCACAACTTAATATGTCGACACCTAACACTATCatccatcaccaccacacacagcGCAAGATGGATCTCACTATCGACCCGTCGTTACGGGTGTGGGTTTTGTTCCCCATTTTCTTTGTCATGATTCTCGTCGGAGTGCTTCGACACTACGCCACGATTCTGCTCAATCCGACGCCCAAAAACGGAGACGCCATGACCATccgacagcagcagtttctcATGTACGGATCCAACCTGCGACTCAACGGCGTCAATCTGAGCCACACGGCTTTCCAGAAGCGCCAGAGCTACTTTGTCGAGCAGTTCAAGGCCGGCAAATACCTCGCTGACCCCGAAAATgacggcaacaacaaccccTCGCAGATGCTCAACGATCCAGGCCAGTTCGAGAAGGTCATGGACTCCATGAAGGGCCAGGCCATGATGGTGATCCCGCAGACCCTTATGATGGGCTGGGTGAACTCATTCTTTGCTGGCTTCATTCTCATGAAGCTGCCCTTCCCTCTCACCATCCGGTTCAAGGCCATGCTGCAGTCCGGTGTCAACACCCAGGATCTCGACGTCCGATGGGTCTCGTCACTGTCGTGGTACTTTCTCAATCTGATGGGTCTCAATTCCATCTACGCGCTGATTCTGGGAGGCCAGAACCAGGCCGGAGGCGTCCAGGCCATGGGAGCCGGCCAGGCTGGTGCCATGCAACCCGGAATTGTGTACGCCAACGTGTACAAGGGCGAGGCTGAGAACCTGGCTCTCGCCAACCCCAAGAGCATTCTCGTGGGCGTGGAGGATAGAGTGATTAAGCAGTTTAGCTAA
- a CDS encoding uncharacterized protein (Compare to YALI0E21692g, highly similar to uniprot|P40413 Saccharomyces cerevisiae YJR064w CCT5 T-complex protein 1 epsilon subunit), which yields MAQQQTMPMPDMSNAIVAQDEMGRPFIIVRDQGKKKRAHGIEAVKSHILAARTVSDIVKTSLGPRGLDKILISPDGDITITNDGATIMSQMEIEHQIARLLVELSRSQDDEIGDGTTGVVVLAGALLDQAYELIEKGIHPIRIANGFDQASKVAVERLEQIADTVPVSDVDKSTLIKAAKTSLGSKIVSKAHDLFTNIAVDAVLAVADLDRKDVDFELIKVDGKVGGSLEDTKFVRGVVLDKDMSHPQMPRDITDVKIAILTCPFEPPKPKTKHKLDISSVDEFRKLQAYEQKTFEDMVAKVKATGANLVICQWGFDDEANHLLLQNGIAAVRWVGGPEIELLAIATGARIVPRFEDLSAAKLGHAGRVRELEFGTTRDRMLVVEECANPRAVTVFVRGSNKMIVDEAKRALHDAICVVRNLVRDNRVVYGGGAAEIACAIAVAEKADHMTGIDQYAFRAFANALEAIPTALADNSGLSSIESLASVKSRQVKEGNSRLGIDCLNTGNNDMRENFVVDPLIGKRQQLLLATQLTRMILKINDVIVTGTDDY from the exons aTGGCCCAGCAACAGACAATGCCCATGCCTGACATGTCCAATGCCATTGTGGCTCAGGACGAAATGGGACGGCCTTTCATTATTGTCAGAGA CCAaggaaagaagaagcgcGCACACGGAATTGAGGCCGTCAAGAGCCACATCCTGGCCGCTCGAACCGTGTCGGATATCGTCAAGACCTCCCTGGGTCCCCGAGGACTGGACAAGATTCTCATTTCTCCTGATGGAgacatcaccatcaccaacgacGGAGCCACCATCATGAGCCAGATGGAGATTGAGCACCAGATTGCACGACTTCTGGTCGAGCTCAGTCGGTCTCAGGATGACGAGATCGGAGACGGAACCACCGGTGTTGTGGTTCTGGCCGGAGCTCTGCTTGACCAGGCCTACGAGCTTATCGAGAAGGGTATCCACCCCATTCGAATTGCCAACGGTTTCGACCAGGCCTCCAAGGTTGCCGTGGAGCGACTCGAGCAGATTGCCGACACCGTGCCTGTATCTGACGTTGACAAGTCGACTCTCAtcaaggccgccaagaCCTCCCTGGGCTCCAAGATTGTGTCCAAGGCCCACGATCTCTTCACAAACATTGCCGTGGACGCTGTTCTGGCTGTGGCCGACCTCGACCGAAAGGACGTGGACTTTGAGCTCATTAAGGTCGATGGCAAGGTCGGAGGATCCCTCGAAGACACCAAGTTTGTGCGAGGAGTGGttctggacaaggacatgtCGCACCCCCAGATGCCCCGAGACATCACCGACGTCAAGATTGCCATTCTGACGTGCCCCTTCGAGCcccccaagcccaagaccaAGCACAAGCTCGATATTAGCTCCGTCGACGAGTTCCGAAAGCTGCAGGCATACGAGCAGAAGACCTTTGAGGACATGGtggccaaggtcaaggctACTGGTGCCAATCTGGTCATCTGCCAGTGGGGATTTGACGACGAGGCTAACCATCTGCTGCTTCAGAACGGTATTGCTGCCGTTAGATGGGTTGGAGGACCTGAGattgagctgctggccatTGCCACCGGCGCCCGAATCGTGCCCCGATTCGAGGATCTGTCTGCCGCTAAGCTCGGCCACGCTGGACGAGTGCGAGAGCTCGAGTTCGGAACCACCCGAGACCGAATGCTGGTTGTCGAGGAGTGTGCCAACCCCCGAGCCGTGACTGTCTTTGTGCGAGGCTCTAACAAGATGATTGTAGATGAGGCCAAGCGAGCTCTGCACGACGCCATCTGTGTGGTTCGAAACCTGGTGCGAGACAACCGAGTTGTTtacggaggaggagctgccgAAATTGCATGTGCCATTGCCGttgccgagaaggccgacCACATGACCGGAATCGATCAGTACGCCTTCCGAGCCTTTGCCAACGCGTTGGAGGCCATCCCTACAGCTCTGGCTGACAACTCGGGCCTTTCTTCTATTGAGAGTCTGGCTTCTGTCAAGTCGCGCCAGGTCAAGGAGGGCAACTCCCGACTGGGCATTGACTGCCTCAACACTGGCAACAACGACATGCGAGAGAACTTTGTGGTGGATCCTCTGATTGGAAAGCgacagcagctgctgctggccaccCAGCTGACCCGAATGATTCTCAAGATCAACGATGTCATTGTCACCGGCACTGATGATTATTAA
- a CDS encoding uncharacterized protein (Compare to YALI0E21604g, similar to uniprot|Q10449 Schizosaccharomyces pombe) produces MAWYHRPKTVLALVLWLVVAGFVLNTLLQLGDQTTDPDLSSPKDAREEEDPHFLDTKRRPLLPQDREFEAAWKARGSCPDYEAYSQTKHEPFSDGPLRLPFMRPSKKCRTFHSDEVEKTIEEFTAKMADPDLARLFENAFPNTLDTTIRWHRRQSEEASAQTFVVTGDINAEWLRDSAWQLSPYKRFISTDPHIQQLYKGAINTQASYIQMFPYCNAFQPPRASRIRPQFNAGEDKVSPPVDHNVVFECKYELDSLASFLTLSNDYYEEIKDDKEEVDDTFSGNDGAWYRAIAKLTRVLEDQSQPTYNEHGNILKTRYSFKRHTDLGTETLNLNGIGNPVADGTGLIRSAFRPSDDATIFQFFIPANAHIAVELKRAAKIFAALDRDDLAKEVLDWGNQIEESIWKHAVYKHPKFGKVFAYEIDGFGAITNMDDANIPSLLSLPVLGFVDKDNEVYKNTRKMILSKQGNPYYLTGRAFSGIGGPHVGIRNAWPMSHTMAIRTAMSDDEILDSLNLLKTTTAGLGLMHESIDVHDSTKFSRPWFAWCNSEFAKAIFYLADNKPNLIFGPKKANQKEDE; encoded by the coding sequence ATGGCCTGGTACCACCGTCCAAAAACAGTGCTGGCGCTCGTTCTGTGGCTTGTAGTCGCAGGTTTCGTGCTCAAcactcttcttcaactaGGAGACCAAACCACCGACCCAGATCTGTCTTCGCCTAAAGACGCgcgagaggaggaggacccGCATTTTCTAGACACAAAACGACGCCCGCTTCTCCCCCAAGATCGCGAGTTTGAAGCTGCCTGGAAGGCCAGAGGCTCCTGCCCCGATTACGAGGCGTACTCTCAGACTAAACATGAACCCTTCAGCGACGGTCCTCTACGGTTGCCGTTCATGCGACCGAGCAAGAAGTGTCGTACATTTCATTCGGATGAGGTTGAGAAAACAATTGAGGAGTTCACTGCCAAAATGGCTGACCCAGATCTCGCCAGATTGTTTGAAAACGCCTTCCCCAACACCCTCGACACCACTATCCGGTGGCACAGACGCCAGTCGGAAGAGGCGTCTGCACAGACTTTTGTCGTGACTGGAGACATCAACGCTGAGTGGCTCAGAGACTCCGCTTGGCAATTGTCACCTTACAAACGCTTCATTTCCACCGACCCACACATCCAACAGCTGTACAAGGGAGCCATCAATACCCAGGCCTCCTACATTCAAATGTTCCCATACTGCAACGCATTCCAGCCTCCACGAGCGTCGCGAATCAGGCCGCAATTCAATGCAGGAGAAGATAAAGTGTCGCCTCCTGTGGACCACAATGTCGTGTTTGAGTGCAAGTATGAGCTCGACTCTCTGGCCTCGTTTCTGACGCTATCCAACGACTACTACGAGGAAatcaaggacgacaaggaagaAGTTGACGACACATTCTCTGGGAACGACGGAGCCTGGTACAGAGCTATTGCCAAGCTGACCCGAGTGCTAGAAGACCAGTCTCAGCCTACCTACAACGAGCATGGCAATATTCTCAAGACCAGATACTCTTTCAAGCGACACACAGATCTTGGAACCGAGACTCTCAACCTAAATGGTATTGGTAACCCCGTTGCTGATGGAACTGGACTCATTCGTTCGGCTTTCAGACCCTCGGATGATGCCACAATCTTCCAGTTCTTCATTCCTGCCAACGCCCACATTGCCGTGGAGCTCAAACGAGCCGCCAAGATTTTTGCTGCGCTTGACAGAGACGATCTGGCGAAAGAGGTGCTGGATTGGGGCAACCAGATCGAAGAGTCCATTTGGAAACACGCCGTATATAAGCATCCCAAGTTTGGCAAGGTGTTTGCTTACGAGATCGACGGATTTGGAGCCATCACCAATATGGACGACGCGAACATTCCCTCTCTACTCTCTCTTCCTGTTTTGGGTTTCgtggacaaggacaacGAGGTGTACAAGAACACACGAAAGATGATTCTGTCCAAGCAGGGCAACCCTTACTATCTGACTGGACGAGCGTTTTCCGGTATTGGAGGTCCCCATGTTGGTATCAGAAATGCCTGGCCCATGTCCCATACCATGGCTATTCGTACCGCCATGAGTGATgacgagattctcgacTCGCTCAACCTACTGaagaccaccaccgccGGCTTGGGACTGATGCACGAGTCCATTGATGTACATGACTCTACCAAGTTTTCCCGTCCTTGGTTTGCCTGGTGCAACTCTGAGTTTGCCAAGGCCATCTTTTACCTGGCAGACAACAAGCCTAACCTGATTTTTGGACCCAAAAAGGCGAACcaaaaagaagatgaaTAA
- a CDS encoding uncharacterized protein (Compare to YALI0E21648g, similar to DEHA0F25102g Debaryomyces hansenii, similar to Saccharomyces cerevisiae ADD66 (YKL206C); ancestral locus Anc_1.522), whose product MNLIIPSVSCGNIPQLTVDLLIHSLDFSLVSRLDDSYLHPFASPVDHVEGQQVESGHVATAIELYRSEKLDTDVIQIRSPPIADFKQAFSAQLEELTKKYTNVIVLGSSDAGLREQVGAPKIEYYTSDLATRFQTLSLDGPKVKEVPAVLPGSGYFRSLVKGPALGLVFFAYEGDNFGDAHQLADAVIRLLGGSEMKWTQPVSWQGAYGHDAPLGVEQGVYC is encoded by the coding sequence ATGAACCTCATCATTCCCTCGGTGTCCTGCGGCAACATTCCCCAGCTGACCGTTGATCTGCTGATTCACTCGCTGGACTTTTCTCTCGTCTCCAGGCTCGACGACTCGTACCTCCATCCATTCGCCTCCCCAGTGGATCATGTTGAAGGCCAGCAGGTTGAATCTGGACACGTTGCCACGGCCATTGAGCTCTACCGATCCGAGAAACTCGACACAGACGTGATTCAGATTCGCTCTCCACCAATTGCGGACTTCAAACAGGCCTTTTCTGCCCAGCTGGAAGAGCTGACCAAAAAGTACACCAACGTCATTGTGCTTGGATCGTCAGACGCAGGACTCAGAGAACAAGTGGGCGCACCCAAAATCGAATACTACACATCCGACCTTGCCACTCGATTCCAGACCCTGTCGCTGGATGGCCCCAAGGTCAAAGAAGTGCCTGCGGTGTTGCCAGGATCAGGCTACTTTAGATCACTGGTCAAGGGTCCTGCTCTGGGACTGGTCTTCTTTGCCTACGAAGGAGACAACTTTGGAGATGCACATCAGCTGGCTGATGCTGTGATCAGGTTACTGGGAGGATCTGAGATGAAGTGGACCCAGCCTGTGAGTTGGCAGGGAGCCTACGGACATGACGCTCCCCTCGGAGTTGAGCAGGGTGTTTATTGCTAG